Proteins from one Camelina sativa cultivar DH55 chromosome 8, Cs, whole genome shotgun sequence genomic window:
- the LOC104705921 gene encoding conserved oligomeric Golgi complex subunit 1-like isoform X1 yields MRMSSASTGEYRPAAGSSGGGQRDAESLFRTKPMSEIRNVESATRKNIEDKKEELRQLVGTRYRDLIDSADSIVHMKSLCESISANISSIHGNIRSLSSSSVAETPKLASPNPFRVNVYGIACRVKYLVDTPENIWGCLDESMFLEAAGRYMRAQHVQQRLVKLEGCGGGDAPEVDQSKLLANFPLLEHQWQIVESFKAQISQRSHERLLDPGLGLGAYVDALTAVSVVDDLDPEQVLELFLDSRKTWILQKLNACTGEDAGEVVSVFCDVLSVIQVTVGQVGELFLQALTDMPLFYKTILSTPPASQLFGGIPNPEEEVGLWKSFRDKLESVMVILDKNDVSKACLTWLRECGGQIVGKVSGKHLIEAIVTGAELGSAEKLIRETMDSKDVLKGSLDWLKSVFGSEVELPWNRIRELVLADDLNLWDEIFEKAFVERMKSIIDSRFEDLAKAVNVADSVHAYSEITGEKINFQAYLNRPSTGGGVWFIEPNAKKVGLISGNKSSPEESDFQGCLTAYFGPEVSQMRDAVDRRCQSVLEDLLSFFESEKAGPRLKDLAPYVQNKCYDSVSALLADVDKELEFLCAAAKKENKDSEAIPPPIIIEKSLFMGRLLFALLNHSKHVPLILGSPRLWCRETMTAVSDKLSSLLKQPRFGSNTTVTADSPGKQLHTDLRRQTSLAVAALLGAEEKTSPKFEELNKTMRDLCIKAHTLWIQWLSDELSAILLRDLRSDDGLSATTPLRGWEETIVKEEQDESQSELKISLPSLPSLYMISFLCRASEEIHRIGGHVLDKSILQKFASSLLEKITIIYEDFLSAREANKPQISEKGVLQILLDLRFASDVLSGSDTSTNMETPKSTITRSAYRRKQDQQKTKSVNRGRIDGVTSQLTQKLDPIDWLTYEPYLWENEKQSYLRHAVLFGFFVQLNRMYTDTAQKLPTNSESNIMPCSTVPRFKYLPISAPALSSRSTNKVSVPVTSNDASSRNSWKAFTNIEQSQTSDLEEDSNFGGAFKSFMQGSTFKLGSILTDGQVGIFKDRSAAAMSTFGDILPAQAAGLLSSFTNTRSE; encoded by the exons ATGAGAATGTCATCGGCTTCCACCGGAGAATACCGTCCCGCCGCCGGAAGTAGCGGAGGTGGACAACGAGATGCTGAGTCTCTATTTCGTACGAAGCCAATGTCAGAGATTCGAAATGTGGAGTCGGCGACTAGGAAGAACATCGAGGATAAGAAAGAGGAGCTTCGGCAACTTGTTGGGACTAGGTACCGTGATCTAATCGACTCAGCTGACTCGATTGTGCATATGAAGTCGCTCTGTGAGTCGATCTCGGCCAATATTTCTTCGATCCACGGTAACATTCGATCGCTTTCATCCTCTTCTGTTGCGGAAACTCCTAAGCTCGCTAGCCCCAACCCGTTCCGAGTCAATGTCTATGGGATCGCTTGTCGTGTTAAGTATCTGGTTGATACGCCTGAGAATATTTGGGGATGCCTTGACGAGTCGATGTTTCTAGAGGCTGCTGGGAGGTACATGCGTGCTCAGCATGTGCAGCAGAGACTGGTTAAGTTGGAGGGATGTGGCGGTGGTGATGCACCTGAGGTTGATCAGAGTAAGCTGTTGGCGAATTTTCCACTATTAGAACACCAATGGCAGATAGTAGAGAGTTTTAAGGCTCAGATTTCGCAGAGAAGCCATGAGCGGCTTCTGGATCCAGGTTTAGGGCTGGGAGCTTATGTCGACGCTTTAACTGCCGTTTCGGTGGTTGATGACCTTGATCCGGAGCAAGTGCTTGAGTTGTTTCTAGACTCGAGGAAGACTTGGATTCTGCAAAAGTTGAATGCTTGTACTGGTGAGGATGCTGGTGAGGTTGTTTCAGTGTTTTGTGATGTGTTAAGTGTGATTCAGGTTACAGTAGGACAAGTTGGGGAACTCTTCTTGCAGGCCTTGACTGATATGCctctattttataaaacaatctTGAGTACCCCTCCAGCTTCTCAGCTGTTTGGTGGAATTCCGAATCCAGAGGAGGAGGTTGGGTTGTGGAAATCCTTCAGAGATAAGCTGGAATCCGTCATGGTCATCCTTGATAAAAATGACGTTTCTAAGGCTTGTCTGACTTGGTTGAGAGAATGCGGTGGACAGATTGTCGGTAAGGTTAGTGGGAAGCATTTGATTGAAGCTATAGTTACTGGCGCAGAGCTTGGATCAGCCGAAAAGTTGATAAGGGAGACCATGGATAGCAAAGATGTCTTGAAGGGTAGTTTGGATTGGCTTAAAAGTGTTTTCGGGTCTGAGGTAGAGCTGCCTTGGAATAGAATCCGAGAGCTTGTTCTGGCGGATGATTTGAACCTATGGGATGAAATCTTTGAGAAGGCCTTTGTGGAAAGAATGAAATCTATTATCGACTCCAGATTTGAGGATTTGGCTAAAGCCGTCAATGTAGCAGATTCGGTTCATGCTTATAGCGAGATTACTGGTGAGAAGATCAACTTCCAAGCATACTTAAACAGACCTTCTACAGGTG GTGGTGTCTGGTTCATTGAGCCTAATGCAAAGAAAGTTGGTCTTATTTCCGGAAATAAGTCATCCCCTGAAGAAAGCGACTTCCAAGGTTGTCTAACTGCGTACTTTGGTCCTGAAGTTAGCCAAATGAGAGATGCAGTTGATAGGCGCTGCCAGAGTGTTTTGGAAGACCTCCTAAGCTTCTTCGAGTCAGAAAAGGCAGGTCCAAGGTTAAAGGATCTTGCCCCATACGTGCAGAATAAGTGTTATGATAGTGTTTCAGCACTTCTTGCAGATGTAGATAAAGAACTTGAATTTCTCTGTGCTGccgcaaagaaagaaaacaaggacAGTGAAGCAATTCCACCTCCTATAATAATTGAGAAATCACTATTTATGGGACGCCTTTTGTTTGCATTGTTGAACCACTCAAAACATGTTCCGTTGAttcttggttctccaagattgtgGTGTAGAGAAACTATGACTGCAGTTTCTGATAAGTTGTCATCCTTGTTGAAGCAACCAAGATTTGGCTCGAATACTACAGTCACTGCTGACAGCCCTGGAAAGCAATTGCATACCGATCTTAGAAGGCAGACTTCATTAGCTGTTGCTGCATTACTGGGAGCGGAAGAGAAGACAAGTCCAAAATTTGAAGAGCTTAATAAAACAATGCGAGATCTGTGCATCAAGGCTCATACATTGTGGATACAGTGGTTATCTGATGAGCTTTCAGCTATTCTCTTGCGTGATCTTAGGAGTGACGATGGATTGTCTGCTACAACTCCTTTAAGG GGATGGGAGGAGACAATAGTGAAGGAAGAGCAGGACGAGAGTCAGTCTGAGTTGAAGATATCACTTCCATCCTTGCCTTCGCTCTATATGATTTCATTTCTTTGTCGGGCATCAGAAGAAATTCATCGAATAGGAGGTCACGTACTGGATAAgtcaattttgcaaaaatttgcTTCAAGCCTGTTGGAGAAG ATCACCATTATTTATGAGGATTTCTTATCTGCCAGGGAGGCCAACAAACCCCAAATTTCAGAGAAAggagttttacaaattttgctGGATTTGAGATTTGCATCTGACGTTCTTTCTGGGAGTGATACAAGTACCAATATGGAGACACCAAAGAGCACAATTACTAGATCAGCTTACAGGCGAAAGCAGGACCAACAGAAAACAAAGTCAGTCAATAGAGGTCGAATTGATGGAGTGACCTCCCAACTAACCCAAAAGTTGGATCCCATAGACTGGCTCAC GTACGAGCCTTATCTTTGGGAGAACGAAAAACAGTCGTACCTGCGCCATGCTGTactctttggtttctttgtgcAACTAAACCGAATGTACACAGATACTGCGCAGAAACTACCAACTAATTCAGAATCAAATATCATGCCATGTTCCACAGTTCCTCGCTTCAAATACCTTCCCATAAG CGCTCCAGCTCTGTCTTCTAGAAGTACAAATAAGGTCTCTGTTCCTGTTACATCAAATGATGCTTCGTCAAGAAACTCATGGAAGGCATTTACAAACATCGAGCAATCTCAAACAAGTGATTTGGAAGAAGATTCCAATTTCGGCGGGGCTTTCAAGTCTTTCATGCAG GGAAGCACATTCAAGCTGGGATCAATATTAACTGATGGACAAGTGGGAATATTCAAGGACAGATCAGCAGCCGCTATGTCAACATTTGGCGATATACTGCCGGCTCAAGCTGCCGGTTtactctcttctttcacaaacACCAGATCCGAGTGA
- the LOC104705921 gene encoding conserved oligomeric Golgi complex subunit 1-like isoform X3, with amino-acid sequence MRMSSASTGEYRPAAGSSGGGQRDAESLFRTKPMSEIRNVESATRKNIEDKKEELRQLVGTRYRDLIDSADSIVHMKSLCESISANISSIHGNIRSLSSSSVAETPKLASPNPFRVNVYGIACRVKYLVDTPENIWGCLDESMFLEAAGRYMRAQHVQQRLVKLEGCGGGDAPEVDQSKLLANFPLLEHQWQIVESFKAQISQRSHERLLDPGLGLGAYVDALTAVSVVDDLDPEQVLELFLDSRKTWILQKLNACTGEDAGEVVSVFCDVLSVIQVTVGQVGELFLQALTDMPLFYKTILSTPPASQLFGGIPNPEEEVGLWKSFRDKLESVMVILDKNDVSKACLTWLRECGGQIVGKVSGKHLIEAIVTGAELGSAEKLIRETMDSKDVLKGSLDWLKSVFGSEVELPWNRIRELVLADDLNLWDEIFEKAFVERMKSIIDSRFEDLAKAVNVADSVHAYSEITGEKINFQAYLNRPSTGGGVWFIEPNAKKVGLISGNKSSPEESDFQGCLTAYFGPEVSQMRDAVDRRCQSVLEDLLSFFESEKAGPRLKDLAPYVQNKCYDSVSALLADVDKELEFLCAAAKKENKDSEAIPPPIIIEKSLFMGRLLFAFLNHSKHVPLILGSPRLWCRETMTAVSDKLSSLLKQPRFGSNTTVTADSPGKQLHTDLRRQTSLAVAALLGAEEKTSPKFEELNKTMRDLCIKAHTLWIQWLSDELSAILLRDLRSDDGLSATTPLRGWEETIVKEEQDESQSELKISLPSLPSLYMISFLCRASEEIHRIGGHVLDKSILQKFASSLLEKITIIYEDFLSAREANKPQISEKGVLQILLDLRFASDVLSGSDTSTNMETPKSTITRSAYRRKQDQQKTKSVNRGRIDGVTSQLTQKLDPIDWLTYEPYLWENEKQSYLRHAVLFGFFVQLNRMYTDTAQKLPTNSESNIMPCSTVPRFKYLPISAPALSSRSTNKVSVPVTSNDASSRNSWKAFTNIEQSQTSDLEEDSNFGGAFKSFMQGSTFKLGSILTDGQVGIFKDRSAAAMSTFGDILPAQAAGLLSSFTNTRSE; translated from the exons ATGAGAATGTCATCGGCTTCCACCGGAGAATACCGTCCCGCCGCCGGAAGTAGCGGAGGTGGACAACGAGATGCTGAGTCTCTATTTCGTACGAAGCCAATGTCAGAGATTCGAAATGTGGAGTCGGCGACTAGGAAGAACATCGAGGATAAGAAAGAGGAGCTTCGGCAACTTGTTGGGACTAGGTACCGTGATCTAATCGACTCAGCTGACTCGATTGTGCATATGAAGTCGCTCTGTGAGTCGATCTCGGCCAATATTTCTTCGATCCACGGTAACATTCGATCGCTTTCATCCTCTTCTGTTGCGGAAACTCCTAAGCTCGCTAGCCCCAACCCGTTCCGAGTCAATGTCTATGGGATCGCTTGTCGTGTTAAGTATCTGGTTGATACGCCTGAGAATATTTGGGGATGCCTTGACGAGTCGATGTTTCTAGAGGCTGCTGGGAGGTACATGCGTGCTCAGCATGTGCAGCAGAGACTGGTTAAGTTGGAGGGATGTGGCGGTGGTGATGCACCTGAGGTTGATCAGAGTAAGCTGTTGGCGAATTTTCCACTATTAGAACACCAATGGCAGATAGTAGAGAGTTTTAAGGCTCAGATTTCGCAGAGAAGCCATGAGCGGCTTCTGGATCCAGGTTTAGGGCTGGGAGCTTATGTCGACGCTTTAACTGCCGTTTCGGTGGTTGATGACCTTGATCCGGAGCAAGTGCTTGAGTTGTTTCTAGACTCGAGGAAGACTTGGATTCTGCAAAAGTTGAATGCTTGTACTGGTGAGGATGCTGGTGAGGTTGTTTCAGTGTTTTGTGATGTGTTAAGTGTGATTCAGGTTACAGTAGGACAAGTTGGGGAACTCTTCTTGCAGGCCTTGACTGATATGCctctattttataaaacaatctTGAGTACCCCTCCAGCTTCTCAGCTGTTTGGTGGAATTCCGAATCCAGAGGAGGAGGTTGGGTTGTGGAAATCCTTCAGAGATAAGCTGGAATCCGTCATGGTCATCCTTGATAAAAATGACGTTTCTAAGGCTTGTCTGACTTGGTTGAGAGAATGCGGTGGACAGATTGTCGGTAAGGTTAGTGGGAAGCATTTGATTGAAGCTATAGTTACTGGCGCAGAGCTTGGATCAGCCGAAAAGTTGATAAGGGAGACCATGGATAGCAAAGATGTCTTGAAGGGTAGTTTGGATTGGCTTAAAAGTGTTTTCGGGTCTGAGGTAGAGCTGCCTTGGAATAGAATCCGAGAGCTTGTTCTGGCGGATGATTTGAACCTATGGGATGAAATCTTTGAGAAGGCCTTTGTGGAAAGAATGAAATCTATTATCGACTCCAGATTTGAGGATTTGGCTAAAGCCGTCAATGTAGCAGATTCGGTTCATGCTTATAGCGAGATTACTGGTGAGAAGATCAACTTCCAAGCATACTTAAACAGACCTTCTACAGGTGGTGGTGTCTGGTTCATTGAGCCTAATGCAAAGAAAGTTGGTCTTATTTCCGGAAATAAGTCATCCCCTGAAGAAAGCGACTTCCAAGGTTGTCTAACTGCGTACTTTGGTCCTGAAGTTAGCCAAATGAGAGATGCAGTTGATAGGCGCTGCCAGAGTGTTTTGGAAGACCTCCTAAGCTTCTTCGAGTCAGAAAAGGCAGGTCCAAGGTTAAAGGATCTTGCCCCATACGTGCAGAATAAGTGTTATGATAGTGTTTCAGCACTTCTTGCAGATGTAGATAAAGAACTTGAATTTCTCTGTGCTGccgcaaagaaagaaaacaaggacAGTGAAGCAATTCCACCTCCTATAATAATTGAGAAATCACTATTTATGGGACGCCTTTTGTTTGCATTTTTGAACCACTCAAAACATGTTCCGTTGAttcttggttctccaagattgtgGTGTAGAGAAACTATGACTGCAGTTTCTGATAAGTTGTCATCCTTGTTGAAGCAACCAAGATTTGGCTCGAATACTACAGTCACTGCTGACAGCCCTGGAAAGCAATTGCATACCGATCTTAGAAGGCAGACTTCATTAGCTGTTGCTGCATTACTTGGAGCGGAAGAGAAGACAAGTCCAAAATTTGAAGAGCTTAATAAAACAATGCGAGATCTGTGCATCAAGGCTCATACATTGTGGATACAGTGGTTATCTGATGAGCTTTCAGCTATTCTCTTGCGTGATCTTAGGAGTGACGATGGATTGTCTGCTACAACTCCTTTAAGG GGATGGGAGGAGACAATAGTGAAGGAAGAGCAGGACGAGAGTCAGTCTGAGTTGAAGATATCACTTCCATCCTTGCCTTCGCTCTATATGATTTCATTTCTTTGTCGGGCATCAGAAGAAATTCATCGAATAGGAGGTCACGTACTGGATAAgtcaattttgcaaaaatttgcTTCAAGCCTGTTGGAGAAG ATCACCATTATTTATGAGGATTTCTTATCTGCCAGGGAGGCCAACAAACCCCAAATTTCAGAGAAAggagttttacaaattttgctGGATTTGAGATTTGCATCTGACGTTCTTTCTGGGAGTGATACAAGTACCAATATGGAGACACCAAAGAGCACAATTACTAGATCAGCTTACAGGCGAAAGCAGGACCAACAGAAAACAAAGTCAGTCAATAGAGGTCGAATTGATGGAGTGACCTCCCAACTAACCCAAAAGTTGGATCCCATAGACTGGCTCAC GTACGAGCCTTATCTTTGGGAGAACGAAAAACAGTCGTACCTGCGCCATGCTGTactctttggtttctttgtgcAACTAAACCGAATGTACACAGATACTGCGCAGAAACTACCAACTAATTCAGAATCAAATATCATGCCATGTTCCACAGTTCCTCGCTTCAAATACCTTCCCATAAG CGCTCCAGCTCTGTCTTCTAGAAGTACAAATAAGGTCTCTGTTCCTGTTACATCAAATGATGCTTCGTCAAGAAACTCATGGAAGGCATTTACAAACATCGAGCAATCTCAAACAAGTGATTTGGAAGAAGATTCCAATTTCGGCGGGGCTTTCAAGTCTTTCATGCAG GGAAGCACATTCAAGCTGGGATCAATATTAACTGATGGACAAGTGGGAATATTCAAGGACAGATCAGCAGCCGCTATGTCAACATTTGGCGATATACTGCCGGCTCAAGCTGCCGGTTtactctcttctttcacaaacACCAGATCCGAGTGA
- the LOC104705921 gene encoding conserved oligomeric Golgi complex subunit 1-like isoform X2 — MRMSSASTGEYRPAAGSSGGGQRDAESLFRTKPMSEIRNVESATRKNIEDKKEELRQLVGTRYRDLIDSADSIVHMKSLCESISANISSIHGNIRSLSSSSVAETPKLASPNPFRVNVYGIACRVKYLVDTPENIWGCLDESMFLEAAGRYMRAQHVQQRLVKLEGCGGGDAPEVDQSKLLANFPLLEHQWQIVESFKAQISQRSHERLLDPGLGLGAYVDALTAVSVVDDLDPEQVLELFLDSRKTWILQKLNACTGEDAGEVVSVFCDVLSVIQVTVGQVGELFLQALTDMPLFYKTILSTPPASQLFGGIPNPEEEVGLWKSFRDKLESVMVILDKNDVSKACLTWLRECGGQIVGKVSGKHLIEAIVTGAELGSAEKLIRETMDSKDVLKGSLDWLKSVFGSEVELPWNRIRELVLADDLNLWDEIFEKAFVERMKSIIDSRFEDLAKAVNVADSVHAYSEITGEKINFQAYLNRPSTGGGVWFIEPNAKKVGLISGNKSSPEESDFQGCLTAYFGPEVSQMRDAVDRRCQSVLEDLLSFFESEKAGPRLKDLAPYVQNKCYDSVSALLADVDKELEFLCAAAKKENKDSEAIPPPIIIEKSLFMGRLLFALLNHSKHVPLILGSPRLWCRETMTAVSDKLSSLLKQPRFGSNTTVTADSPGKQLHTDLRRQTSLAVAALLGAEEKTSPKFEELNKTMRDLCIKAHTLWIQWLSDELSAILLRDLRSDDGLSATTPLRGWEETIVKEEQDESQSELKISLPSLPSLYMISFLCRASEEIHRIGGHVLDKSILQKFASSLLEKITIIYEDFLSAREANKPQISEKGVLQILLDLRFASDVLSGSDTSTNMETPKSTITRSAYRRKQDQQKTKSVNRGRIDGVTSQLTQKLDPIDWLTYEPYLWENEKQSYLRHAVLFGFFVQLNRMYTDTAQKLPTNSESNIMPCSTVPRFKYLPIRYCKIWEN, encoded by the exons ATGAGAATGTCATCGGCTTCCACCGGAGAATACCGTCCCGCCGCCGGAAGTAGCGGAGGTGGACAACGAGATGCTGAGTCTCTATTTCGTACGAAGCCAATGTCAGAGATTCGAAATGTGGAGTCGGCGACTAGGAAGAACATCGAGGATAAGAAAGAGGAGCTTCGGCAACTTGTTGGGACTAGGTACCGTGATCTAATCGACTCAGCTGACTCGATTGTGCATATGAAGTCGCTCTGTGAGTCGATCTCGGCCAATATTTCTTCGATCCACGGTAACATTCGATCGCTTTCATCCTCTTCTGTTGCGGAAACTCCTAAGCTCGCTAGCCCCAACCCGTTCCGAGTCAATGTCTATGGGATCGCTTGTCGTGTTAAGTATCTGGTTGATACGCCTGAGAATATTTGGGGATGCCTTGACGAGTCGATGTTTCTAGAGGCTGCTGGGAGGTACATGCGTGCTCAGCATGTGCAGCAGAGACTGGTTAAGTTGGAGGGATGTGGCGGTGGTGATGCACCTGAGGTTGATCAGAGTAAGCTGTTGGCGAATTTTCCACTATTAGAACACCAATGGCAGATAGTAGAGAGTTTTAAGGCTCAGATTTCGCAGAGAAGCCATGAGCGGCTTCTGGATCCAGGTTTAGGGCTGGGAGCTTATGTCGACGCTTTAACTGCCGTTTCGGTGGTTGATGACCTTGATCCGGAGCAAGTGCTTGAGTTGTTTCTAGACTCGAGGAAGACTTGGATTCTGCAAAAGTTGAATGCTTGTACTGGTGAGGATGCTGGTGAGGTTGTTTCAGTGTTTTGTGATGTGTTAAGTGTGATTCAGGTTACAGTAGGACAAGTTGGGGAACTCTTCTTGCAGGCCTTGACTGATATGCctctattttataaaacaatctTGAGTACCCCTCCAGCTTCTCAGCTGTTTGGTGGAATTCCGAATCCAGAGGAGGAGGTTGGGTTGTGGAAATCCTTCAGAGATAAGCTGGAATCCGTCATGGTCATCCTTGATAAAAATGACGTTTCTAAGGCTTGTCTGACTTGGTTGAGAGAATGCGGTGGACAGATTGTCGGTAAGGTTAGTGGGAAGCATTTGATTGAAGCTATAGTTACTGGCGCAGAGCTTGGATCAGCCGAAAAGTTGATAAGGGAGACCATGGATAGCAAAGATGTCTTGAAGGGTAGTTTGGATTGGCTTAAAAGTGTTTTCGGGTCTGAGGTAGAGCTGCCTTGGAATAGAATCCGAGAGCTTGTTCTGGCGGATGATTTGAACCTATGGGATGAAATCTTTGAGAAGGCCTTTGTGGAAAGAATGAAATCTATTATCGACTCCAGATTTGAGGATTTGGCTAAAGCCGTCAATGTAGCAGATTCGGTTCATGCTTATAGCGAGATTACTGGTGAGAAGATCAACTTCCAAGCATACTTAAACAGACCTTCTACAGGTG GTGGTGTCTGGTTCATTGAGCCTAATGCAAAGAAAGTTGGTCTTATTTCCGGAAATAAGTCATCCCCTGAAGAAAGCGACTTCCAAGGTTGTCTAACTGCGTACTTTGGTCCTGAAGTTAGCCAAATGAGAGATGCAGTTGATAGGCGCTGCCAGAGTGTTTTGGAAGACCTCCTAAGCTTCTTCGAGTCAGAAAAGGCAGGTCCAAGGTTAAAGGATCTTGCCCCATACGTGCAGAATAAGTGTTATGATAGTGTTTCAGCACTTCTTGCAGATGTAGATAAAGAACTTGAATTTCTCTGTGCTGccgcaaagaaagaaaacaaggacAGTGAAGCAATTCCACCTCCTATAATAATTGAGAAATCACTATTTATGGGACGCCTTTTGTTTGCATTGTTGAACCACTCAAAACATGTTCCGTTGAttcttggttctccaagattgtgGTGTAGAGAAACTATGACTGCAGTTTCTGATAAGTTGTCATCCTTGTTGAAGCAACCAAGATTTGGCTCGAATACTACAGTCACTGCTGACAGCCCTGGAAAGCAATTGCATACCGATCTTAGAAGGCAGACTTCATTAGCTGTTGCTGCATTACTGGGAGCGGAAGAGAAGACAAGTCCAAAATTTGAAGAGCTTAATAAAACAATGCGAGATCTGTGCATCAAGGCTCATACATTGTGGATACAGTGGTTATCTGATGAGCTTTCAGCTATTCTCTTGCGTGATCTTAGGAGTGACGATGGATTGTCTGCTACAACTCCTTTAAGG GGATGGGAGGAGACAATAGTGAAGGAAGAGCAGGACGAGAGTCAGTCTGAGTTGAAGATATCACTTCCATCCTTGCCTTCGCTCTATATGATTTCATTTCTTTGTCGGGCATCAGAAGAAATTCATCGAATAGGAGGTCACGTACTGGATAAgtcaattttgcaaaaatttgcTTCAAGCCTGTTGGAGAAG ATCACCATTATTTATGAGGATTTCTTATCTGCCAGGGAGGCCAACAAACCCCAAATTTCAGAGAAAggagttttacaaattttgctGGATTTGAGATTTGCATCTGACGTTCTTTCTGGGAGTGATACAAGTACCAATATGGAGACACCAAAGAGCACAATTACTAGATCAGCTTACAGGCGAAAGCAGGACCAACAGAAAACAAAGTCAGTCAATAGAGGTCGAATTGATGGAGTGACCTCCCAACTAACCCAAAAGTTGGATCCCATAGACTGGCTCAC GTACGAGCCTTATCTTTGGGAGAACGAAAAACAGTCGTACCTGCGCCATGCTGTactctttggtttctttgtgcAACTAAACCGAATGTACACAGATACTGCGCAGAAACTACCAACTAATTCAGAATCAAATATCATGCCATGTTCCACAGTTCCTCGCTTCAAATACCTTCCCATAAG GTATTGTAAAATTTGGGAAAACTAG
- the LOC104705918 gene encoding acetolactate synthase small subunit 1, chloroplastic-like, which yields MAAAATATATAASLYPSRVHFQNQSKVYGFPAKTPNSVRVTQIIDGRKMRNATVLSSASTDKAITTAQSLAPRACDRVRRHTISVFVGDESGIINRIAGVFARRGYNIESLAVALNEDKALFTIVVLGTDKVLQQVVEQLNKIVNVIKVEDISKEPHVERELMLIKLNADPSTRSEIMWLMDIFRAKIVDTSEHSLTIEVTGDPGKMVALERNLEKFGIKEIARTGKIALRREKMGETAPFWRFSAASCSLHLKEPPHETVTEKTKLAMTGNGNASSGGDVYPVEPYDDFKPVLDAHWGMVYEEDSSGNRSHTLSILVANAPGVLNLITGAISRRGYNIQSLAVGPAEKEGLSRITTVIPGTDDHIDKLVRQLQKLIDLHEVQNITHMPFAERELMLIKVAAHTSTRRDILDIAHVFRAKAIDVSDHTITLEVAGDLRKMAALQTQLEVYGICEVARTGRVALVRESGVDSTYLRGYSLPL from the exons ATGGCGGCGGCGGCGACGGCTACGGCTACGGCTGCTTCATTGTACCCATCTCGTGTTCACTTCCAGAACCAGAGCAAAGTTTATGGCTTTCCGGCAAAAACCCCGAACTCAGTCAGAGTAACTCAGATCATCGATGGGAGAAAGATGAGGAATGCCACTGTTCTATCCTCTGCTTCCACCGATAAAGCCATCACCACTGCTcagtctttagctcccagagcTTGTGATAG aGTAAGGAGGCATACCATCTCGGTGTTTGTGGGTGATGAGAGCGGTATAATAAACCGGATAGCTGGTGTGTTTGCTAGAAGGGGATATAATATTGAGTCCCTTGCCGTGGCCTTGAATGAAGACAAGGCTCTCTTTACTATAGTTGTTCTTGGGACAGACAAAGTCCTGCAACAAGTTGTAGAACAGCTTAACAAAATCGTCAATGTCATCAAG GTGGAAGATATCTCCAAGGAGCCGCATGTAGAACGTGAACTAATGCTCATTAAACTTAATGCTGATCCAAGCACCCGTTCAGAG ATCATGTGGTTGATGGATATCTTTAGAGCAAAAATCGTGGATACCTCGGAGCACTCTCTAACGATTGAG GTAACTGGAGACCCAGGAAAAATGGTTGCACTTGAGAGAAACTTAGAGAAGTTTGGAATAAAAGAAATCGCGAGAACAGGGAAG ATTGCTCTGAGACGGGAAAAGATGGGAGAAACCGCTCCGTTTTGGAGATTTTCAGCGGCATCATGCTCACTTCATTTGAAGGAACCGCCTCATGAGACTGTTACAGAGAAAACAAAGCTAGCAATGACTGGAAATGGCAATGCATCATCGGGG GGTGACGTTTATCCAGTGGAACCCTATGATGATTTCAAACCGGTCCTTGACGCTCATTGGGGAATGGTATACGAAGAAGAT TCGAGTGGAAACCGGTCCCACACGTTATCTATACTTGTAGCGAACGCACCCGGAGTTCTTAATCTAATAACCGGAGCTATCTCTAGGAGGGGTTATAACATCCAG AGTCTAGCTGTTGGTCCTGCTGAGAAAGAAGGCTTATCTCGGATTACGACAGTTATCCCTGGAACTGATGATCATATAGACAAATTGGTTAGGCAGCTTCAGAAGTTGATTGATCTTCACGAG GTCCAAAATATTACCCACATGCCATTTGCGGAGCGAGAACTGATGCTCATCAAAGTAGCCGCTCATACTTCTACAAGGAGAGATATTCTAGATATTGCTCATGTTTTCCGTGCTAAGGCCATTGATGTCTCTGATCATACTATCACTCTTGAG GTTGCGGGAGATCTCAGAAAAATGGCTGCACTACAAACTCAGTTGGAGGTGTATGGAATCTGTGAG GTGGCCCGGACAGGAAGAGTGGCATTGGTAAGAGAATCTGGAGTGGATTCGACTTATCTTCGTGGATACTCTCTTCCTTTGTAG